The Flavobacterium sp. 102 genomic interval CAATCAAAAATAACAATCATGAACAAAACAGTAAATATTAATATAGGTGGTTTATTCTTCCATATAGACGAAGATGCATACCAAAAATTATCAAGATATTTTGATGCTATAAAACGTTCTCTTTCTAATTCTTCCGGTAAGGACGAAATCATGAAAGACATTGAAATGCGTGTGGCTGAGCTTTTGACTGAAAAACAAAAAACCGACAAACACGTAATCAATAATAAAGATGTTGACGAAGTGATTGTAGTTATGGGACAACCGGAAGACTACCGATTGGATGACGAGGATTCAAAAGAAACCAAATCTGAGCCTTATTACAACTTTCCTCCTCGTAAAAAACTATACAGAGACAAAGACAGAGGTTTAATTGGTGGTGTTTGTACCGGTTTGGGGCACTACTTTGGAATTGAATCCGTTTGGATCAAAATCATATTCTTATTGTTAGCATTCACCAGTTTTGGTATCATCGCTTACATTATTCTTTGGATTGCAACGCCAAAAGCGATTACCACTTCAGAAAAATTAGAAATGACCGGCGAACCGGTTACCATCTCTAATATCGAAAAAAAAGTGAGAGAAGAATTTGACAGTGTTTCTAACAAATTCAAAAATGCCAATTACGACGAAATGGGAAACCAAGTAAAGTCGGGTGCCGAAAGAGTTGCCAGTGGTTTAGGTGATGTAATTATGAAAATCTTTGGTGCATTTGCTAAAGTTTTAGGTGCTATCATCTTAGTATTCTCTGCCTTGACATTAGCCGGATTATTTATTGGTCTTTTTACTTTCGGTACTACTTCTTTTATTGATGCGCCTTGGCAACGTTATGTTGACGCAGTAAACTACACAGATGTTCCGTTATGGATTTTTGGAGTGTTGGCTTTCTTAGCCATCGGTATTCCATTGTTCTTCTTCTTATTGTTGGGATTAAAATTATTGGTAACCAATATGAAATCTTTAAGCGCAGTTGCTAAATACAGTTTGTTAGCCATTTGGATTTTTGCTGTAGGTGCTTTAGTGGTTATTGGAATCAAACAATCTACTGAATCAGCGTTTGAAGGTAAAGCGGTTCAAAAAGAGGTAATCAACATTCAGCCAACGGATACTTTGCAAATCAAATTTGTAAGCAATGATTTCTTCTCGAAAAACATTTACGAACATGAAGATTTTACGTTTACACAGGATTCTGCTAAAAATGAAGTGATATATTCAAACCAAATTAGTTTTGAAATCAAAAGCACTGATAAAGCGCAACCTTATCTTCAAATTGAAAAATTAGCTGACGGTAAATCATTCAAAGAAGCCAATATTAGAGCAGAAAAAATCAACTATGGTTTCAAAATGGTTGGTAACCAATTACTTCTAGACAACTATTTGGTAACCGAAATGGCCAGTAAATATAGAGACCAACGTGTTGAATTGTATTTGTATCTTCCAAAAGGAACTGTATTTGTAGCCGATGAAACGGTGCAACATTTTGACGAATCACACAATGAATATTTCAATTTACACTATAGTTCAGGAAAATACACTTACAAAGTAGAAGAAACTCAAGTAAAATGTTTGGATTGTCCAAAAGACGAAAACGAATACAACGACTCAGAAGGTGGCGTTCAATCTGAAGAAATTAACATCATAGACGAGAATGATTCTTCTGAAACAGTTACGGTAAAAATCAACGGAAAAGTAGTTACCGAAACCAAATCAGGGAAATCAGATAAAAAAAGAAAACTGACTGTAGGAAGCGACGGCGTA includes:
- a CDS encoding PspC domain-containing protein codes for the protein MNKTVNINIGGLFFHIDEDAYQKLSRYFDAIKRSLSNSSGKDEIMKDIEMRVAELLTEKQKTDKHVINNKDVDEVIVVMGQPEDYRLDDEDSKETKSEPYYNFPPRKKLYRDKDRGLIGGVCTGLGHYFGIESVWIKIIFLLLAFTSFGIIAYIILWIATPKAITTSEKLEMTGEPVTISNIEKKVREEFDSVSNKFKNANYDEMGNQVKSGAERVASGLGDVIMKIFGAFAKVLGAIILVFSALTLAGLFIGLFTFGTTSFIDAPWQRYVDAVNYTDVPLWIFGVLAFLAIGIPLFFFLLLGLKLLVTNMKSLSAVAKYSLLAIWIFAVGALVVIGIKQSTESAFEGKAVQKEVINIQPTDTLQIKFVSNDFFSKNIYEHEDFTFTQDSAKNEVIYSNQISFEIKSTDKAQPYLQIEKLADGKSFKEANIRAEKINYGFKMVGNQLLLDNYLVTEMASKYRDQRVELYLYLPKGTVFVADETVQHFDESHNEYFNLHYSSGKYTYKVEETQVKCLDCPKDENEYNDSEGGVQSEEINIIDENDSSETVTVKINGKVVTETKSGKSDKKRKLTVGSDGVIIKTE